The Pecten maximus chromosome 12, xPecMax1.1, whole genome shotgun sequence genome includes a region encoding these proteins:
- the LOC117338872 gene encoding ATP-dependent DNA helicase RRM3-like, whose translation MDEDQANAFELVKNGHNVIITGQAGSGKTYLVKWIVKYRRKCYKNVSIVCSTGIAATHYGDLGAQTLHKWSGIEDGRHLNEEIAHLVKTDERFMKAKQNIETVDVLIIDEVSMVSAKVLNQVQFLCKHVRNSKEVFGQIQVVLVGDFYQLPPVANQLHGDSGKPCFLLPWFDDFFPHKVVPHKVVLNEIHRQEDTTLIQCINELVIGHPSDDTVAFLKSLDRPLANEMDCIQLFARNLDVDLFNFEKLNQLDGELKRYKATDEGSEHYLGKFLAPRNLALKVGCPVMLVQNRSDELVNGLRGVVTKLLSDSVEVKFAMEKKTTTTNIERTTFTTFDPVKKLVVAKRAQLPLKLAYAMTVHKSQGMSLENVVVNCQKCFQAGQLGVAVGRAVSVDGLKVVNFKKSLCKQHPVHVKLFHQNISVGHVRADLTCKKQIQQDLPSEDKNDEPSDTNMHDSDFSDSEIKHLTFLDNFIETNILTAEESLYPSKVALDSVLKEFLDTPTEERMLSFKQKLLCDFQKYDD comes from the coding sequence ATGGACGAAGATCAAGCAAATGCGTTTGAATTGGTAAAAAACGGACACAACGTGATAATCACGGGCCAAGCTGGATCTGGTAAAACATATTTAGTGAAATGGATTGTGAAATATCGAAGAAAATGCTACAAAAACGTGTCAATTGTTTGTTCCACTGGGATAGCAGCCACACATTATGGCGATCTGGGTGCACAGACATTACACAAATGGTCAGGTATTGAAGACGGCAGACATTTAAATGAGGAAATTGCACATTTGGTGAAAACGGATGAAAGATTCatgaaagcaaaacaaaatatagaaacTGTTGATGTGTTAATAATTGATGAAGTGTCTATGGTTAGTGCCAAAGTACTGAACCAGGTTCAATTTCTTTGCAAACATGTCAGAAACTCTAAGGAAGTATTCGGCCAAATTCAAGTTGTTTTGGTGGGCGATTTTTATCAACTCCCCCCAGTTGCAAACCAGTTACATGGTGATTCTGGCAAGCCATGCTTCCTTCTGCCTTGGTTTGATGACTTTTTTCCCCATAAAGTAGTTCCCCATAAAGTAGTCTTGAATGAAATTCACAGACAGGAGGACACAACCCTCATCCAGTGCATTAATGAACTAGTAATAGGGCATCCCTCGGATGACACTGTCGCCTTCCTCAAGTCATTGGATCGGCCTCTGGCAAATGAAATGGACTGCATACAGCTGTTTGCAAGAAACTTAGACGTtgatttgttcaattttgaaaaactGAACCAGCTAGATGGTGAACTGAAAAGATATAAGGCCACCGATGAAGGTAGTGAACACTACCTAGGCAAGTTTTTGGCGCCAAGGAATTTAGCACTTAAAGTTGGATGTCCAGTGATGCTTGTGCAAAATCGAAGTGACGAGCTTGTGAATGGACTACGTGGCGTTGTAACAAAACTGCTATCAGATTCTGTGGAGGTAAAATTCGCGATGGAAAAAAAGACAACTACAACAAATATTGAAAGGACTACTTTTACCACTTTTGATCCTGTGAAAAAATTAGTAGTTGCCAAAAGAGCCCAACTTCCGTTGAAGCTTGCCTACGCAATGACAGTACATAAATCGCAGGGCATGAGTTTAGAGAATGTAGTTGtaaattgtcaaaaatgttttCAGGCAGGACAGTTGGGTGTGGCTGTGGGGCGTGCGGTTTCAGTTGATGGTCTGAAAGTTGTGAACTTCAAAAAGTCCCTATGTAAGCAACATCCTGTTCACGTGAAactatttcatcaaaatatttctgttgGTCACGTCAGAGCTGATTTGACATGTAAAAAACAAATTCAACAAGATCTACCATCAGAAGACAAAAATGATGAGCCTTCAGATACAAACATGCACGACTCAGATTTTTCTGACAGTGAAATTAAACACTTGACTTTTCTAGACAATTTTATTGAAACTAACATTCTTACAGCTGAAGAGTCTCTTTATCCATCAAAAGTCGCGTTGGATTCGGTTCTCAAAGAGTTTCTGGACACACCTACAGAAGAAAGAATGTTATCCTTCAAACAAAAACTTCTTTGTGATTTCCAGAAATATGATGATTAG